From a single Paenibacillus sp. FSL W8-0426 genomic region:
- a CDS encoding methyl-accepting chemotaxis protein, giving the protein MVQKKQKDSGEQLGKSVQEKREKNTKTPKENIFKKVKLFKGKATGDGQSPNEKPLKSGLGKLRLNKIEWKQVGGTTFSQIKKANPIKSVGVKLFLVFFTAIMVFVVSLGLLSYSKAKGTIEENASRANQETIDQTKEKMDIILERFVDTSTQIFFDPEMQSLLQKMGDKNLSAYDSFINSSSINKQLSNVAFTNKSMEAIYLVPTDETKSTMGTGGNSSSVANIRNEPWYAEITESGGYRWLPTEVPEDGGTPTFRIARSMKNLQGSSLSYVLIIELKLEVLEEQLKSLNLGEGAILQLIAPDNKVVASSISDRTGKETELSFVKDLTENTGSVNASYTLDGKSTEMLVVYSTMDTSGWKLIGMVPTSMLVKDAKGILTTTLWMALVDAAIAVLIGMWMVRMIARPLAKLKDLMQEGAKGNLRVRTPFTSRDEIGQLSSAFNLMMEQITNLVEQTNRSAREVLDTATELSSASKKTAISASEIAVATEEIAGGASSLATEAERGNELTDNISTQMASVISANEQMGQSARHVEQSSEQGTRHLNQLMTKTQKTEEMIGALVKKVDSLKDSTSSVLKVLEVLQNITKQTNILSLNATIEAARAGAAGRGFMVVADEVRQLAEQSRKSIDMVGEIADNIMNEMNATVEALSAAYPLFKEQMDAVKDTNVIFDSVQQQMGAFVERLDSVTDSIEDLNEAQTTLSEAMSNVSAVAEQSSATSEEVASLSSEQQNISNQLVKLSEKLENVSAELKDTLSRFTV; this is encoded by the coding sequence TTGGTCCAAAAGAAGCAGAAAGACAGCGGGGAACAATTAGGTAAATCGGTACAGGAGAAGAGGGAGAAGAACACAAAGACACCCAAAGAAAATATATTCAAGAAGGTGAAGCTGTTCAAAGGCAAGGCAACGGGTGATGGACAAAGCCCGAACGAAAAGCCTCTTAAATCAGGCTTGGGCAAGCTTCGCTTGAACAAGATCGAATGGAAACAGGTGGGGGGGACGACGTTTTCCCAGATCAAAAAAGCAAACCCGATCAAATCGGTGGGCGTGAAGCTGTTTTTGGTCTTTTTCACGGCCATTATGGTCTTTGTGGTAAGCTTGGGCCTATTGTCCTATTCCAAGGCAAAGGGCACGATTGAAGAAAACGCTTCACGGGCAAATCAGGAAACGATCGATCAGACCAAGGAGAAAATGGATATCATTCTGGAGCGGTTCGTGGATACGTCCACGCAGATTTTCTTTGATCCGGAAATGCAAAGTTTGCTGCAAAAAATGGGCGATAAAAATTTGTCGGCCTACGATAGTTTCATCAATTCAAGCTCCATCAATAAACAGTTGTCCAACGTTGCATTTACAAACAAATCCATGGAAGCGATTTATCTGGTGCCGACGGATGAAACGAAATCGACGATGGGCACGGGCGGCAACAGTTCCAGCGTGGCCAATATCCGCAATGAACCTTGGTATGCCGAGATTACCGAATCCGGCGGATATCGCTGGCTTCCAACGGAAGTTCCGGAAGACGGAGGCACACCAACGTTCCGCATCGCCCGTTCCATGAAAAACCTGCAGGGCTCCAGTTTGTCTTATGTACTCATCATCGAGCTGAAGCTGGAAGTGCTCGAAGAGCAGCTTAAATCGCTCAACCTGGGTGAAGGGGCCATTCTGCAGCTGATTGCTCCCGACAACAAAGTGGTGGCATCCAGCATTTCCGACCGAACTGGAAAGGAAACCGAATTATCCTTTGTGAAGGACCTGACCGAAAATACCGGAAGCGTTAATGCTTCTTATACGCTTGACGGAAAATCCACGGAAATGCTCGTTGTGTACAGCACGATGGACACCTCGGGTTGGAAACTGATCGGCATGGTGCCAACGTCCATGCTGGTCAAAGACGCCAAAGGCATTCTGACGACGACGCTGTGGATGGCTTTGGTTGACGCAGCCATTGCGGTTTTGATCGGCATGTGGATGGTACGCATGATTGCCCGTCCGCTCGCCAAATTAAAGGATTTGATGCAAGAAGGAGCGAAGGGAAATCTGAGAGTGCGAACACCATTCACTTCGCGTGATGAAATCGGCCAATTGTCGTCCGCCTTCAACCTCATGATGGAGCAGATTACCAATCTCGTCGAGCAAACCAACCGTTCGGCCCGCGAGGTATTGGATACCGCTACCGAATTGAGCAGCGCTTCGAAGAAAACGGCGATTTCCGCTTCGGAAATTGCTGTCGCCACGGAGGAGATTGCCGGCGGAGCGAGCAGTTTGGCTACTGAAGCCGAGCGTGGCAATGAATTGACCGATAACATTTCGACCCAGATGGCCAGCGTGATATCGGCTAACGAACAGATGGGGCAATCCGCTCGCCATGTTGAACAGTCCAGCGAGCAGGGAACGCGGCATTTGAATCAGCTCATGACCAAAACGCAGAAGACCGAAGAAATGATTGGCGCACTCGTCAAAAAGGTCGATTCCCTTAAAGATAGCACGTCGTCCGTGCTCAAAGTGCTTGAAGTACTGCAAAACATTACGAAGCAAACGAATATTTTGTCCTTGAATGCGACCATTGAGGCCGCCCGAGCCGGAGCGGCAGGCAGAGGATTCATGGTTGTGGCGGACGAGGTTCGCCAGCTTGCGGAGCAATCCAGAAAATCCATCGACATGGTCGGCGAGATTGCCGACAACATTATGAACGAGATGAATGCAACGGTGGAAGCACTGTCTGCCGCGTATCCTTTGTTCAAAGAGCAAATGGATGCCGTTAAAGACACCAACGTCATTTTTGACTCGGTTCAGCAGCAAATGGGTGCTTTCGTTGAACGTCTGGATTCCGTGACGGATTCCATCGAGGATTTGAATGAAGCTCAAACGACGTTGTCCGAAGCGATGAGCAACGTAAGCGCAGTGGCAGAACAATCTTCGGCGACGTCCGAAGAGGTTGCTTCACTGAGCAGCGAGCAGCAAAACATCAGCAACCAACTGGTGAAACTGTCCGAGAAGCTGGAGAACGTCTCCGCCGAACTTAAAGATACGTTGTCCCGGTTTACAGTCTAA
- a CDS encoding U32 family peptidase — protein sequence MEAVAVKRKFSGKRNRLDKPELLAPAGNLEKLKFAIHYGADAVYIGGQAYGLRSNADNFSFEEMREGVEFANKYGAKVFVATNIYAHNEDIEGIEEYLQNLYNAGIAAVIVADPAIIEVAQRAVPGLEVHLSTQQSTLNWQAVKFWKEEGLPRVVLGRETSFEEIEEIKANVDIEIEAFIHGAMCSSYSGRCVLSNHFTDRDSNRGGCCQSCRWKYDLFEDAREDAVWVSEEEMQMKSPAPFKLGENQLPLFQENDNAFSMGSKDLCMIGHIPELIDVGVDSFKIEGRMKSIHYVATVVNVYRQAIDAYMADPENYVLKPEWVEEINKAANRPLNTGFFYDTPDHEDHIYEPEEKAVPYDFAGLVLDYDAATGIATIQQRNHFKPGQEIEFFGPGGTFFKQVVGELRDEEGNVLDAARHPLQPVKMKVDQPVSYFDMMRKKK from the coding sequence ATGGAAGCAGTGGCGGTCAAACGCAAATTTTCAGGCAAACGGAACCGCCTGGACAAACCGGAGCTGCTCGCTCCGGCAGGGAATTTGGAAAAATTGAAATTCGCCATCCACTACGGCGCGGATGCGGTATACATCGGCGGTCAGGCCTACGGTCTGCGCTCCAACGCCGACAATTTCAGCTTCGAGGAAATGCGCGAAGGCGTGGAGTTCGCTAACAAATACGGTGCGAAGGTATTTGTGGCGACTAACATCTATGCGCATAACGAAGATATCGAGGGCATCGAGGAGTACCTGCAAAACCTGTACAACGCGGGCATTGCTGCCGTCATCGTGGCCGATCCGGCCATTATCGAAGTGGCTCAGCGGGCGGTTCCGGGCCTGGAGGTGCATTTGAGCACCCAGCAGTCGACGCTGAATTGGCAGGCGGTGAAGTTTTGGAAAGAGGAAGGATTGCCGCGTGTCGTCCTTGGGCGGGAAACCAGCTTTGAGGAAATCGAAGAAATCAAAGCCAACGTGGATATCGAGATTGAGGCATTCATCCATGGAGCGATGTGTTCTTCATATTCGGGACGCTGCGTATTGTCCAACCACTTTACGGATCGCGATTCCAACCGGGGCGGATGCTGCCAGTCTTGCCGCTGGAAATATGACCTGTTCGAGGATGCGCGCGAAGACGCGGTATGGGTTAGCGAAGAGGAGATGCAGATGAAATCGCCTGCGCCATTTAAGCTGGGTGAAAATCAACTGCCGCTCTTCCAGGAAAATGATAATGCATTCTCGATGGGGTCGAAGGATTTGTGCATGATCGGGCATATTCCCGAGTTGATCGATGTCGGCGTCGACAGCTTCAAAATTGAAGGACGCATGAAATCGATCCACTATGTGGCGACGGTCGTTAACGTATATCGGCAAGCGATTGACGCCTATATGGCTGATCCGGAAAACTACGTGCTGAAGCCGGAGTGGGTCGAAGAAATAAACAAGGCAGCCAATCGTCCGCTGAATACCGGCTTTTTCTATGATACGCCGGATCATGAGGATCATATCTATGAGCCGGAAGAAAAAGCGGTGCCTTATGATTTTGCCGGACTGGTTTTGGATTACGACGCCGCTACGGGCATCGCAACCATTCAGCAGCGCAATCATTTCAAACCTGGGCAAGAAATCGAATTTTTCGGTCCAGGGGGCACGTTTTTCAAACAGGTGGTCGGTGAGCTTCGCGACGAAGAGGGCAATGTTCTCGATGCGGCACGCCACCCGCTGCAGCCTGTCAAAATGAAGGTGGATCAGCCTGTATCCTATTTTGACATGATGAGAAAAAAGAAATAG
- a CDS encoding penicillin-binding transpeptidase domain-containing protein yields the protein MIMERQRRIWIGCMMLTGLIALLVLRLGWIQTIQANRVVPGFQHTLREMSVLQRERGVMLDSGRGHFTDFQGRPITGNMHWGLVLFPSPNPSGKKAAASANHLAAVKLANILHTAPEQILSEWEQGYAPHFWTAGKNAPAPLNERQILRIRQLKPANAEVYPMMTRYEGLQRSGMQWLGYLAELPNEAGKLQDHRDEIRQPFALKRGAAGLERTLEPLLMGVGPTLLTRMVNGAGEAIPELAPRVIAPHNGHYPLKVETTIDVEMQHKLEQMAERSGMKEGAVVVLDAANADVRAMVSMPFYNAAHVDPGQSFWANRAVKEAAPGSIFKIVTAAAALETHAVSGKEKFHCEGDWGKYGLSCWKEHGHGTLNLEQGFARSCNIVFAETSERLTMKQLERTADELGLARTVGWEHKQMAGMPLLRHFDHEDAGRVSLPTVVADDEGARAQTAIGQRDTRVTPLQAANLVVTLLHEGEVRAPRLVQRIRYADGGTMLDMPLQTSPSRFGRISPSTTHRLLTWMGKVVSDGTGKSLQRARWHVAGKSGTAQVVRKGEKLNHQWFIGYGPVEQPRYAVAVLVQHVKPGGRHQATDLFRQVMDYLSESSS from the coding sequence ATGATTATGGAACGGCAGCGGAGAATTTGGATCGGATGCATGATGTTGACGGGGTTGATCGCATTGCTTGTGCTCCGGCTCGGGTGGATTCAAACGATACAGGCCAATCGGGTCGTACCGGGCTTTCAACATACGCTGCGGGAAATGTCCGTATTGCAGCGGGAGCGCGGGGTTATGCTCGATTCGGGAAGGGGGCATTTCACGGATTTCCAAGGCAGGCCGATCACGGGAAATATGCATTGGGGGCTTGTGCTTTTTCCATCCCCCAACCCGTCGGGAAAGAAGGCTGCTGCTTCGGCAAACCATCTCGCCGCAGTGAAGTTGGCGAATATTTTGCATACCGCCCCTGAACAAATCTTAAGCGAATGGGAGCAAGGATATGCTCCCCATTTCTGGACGGCAGGCAAAAATGCTCCCGCCCCGTTAAATGAGCGGCAAATATTGCGCATTCGCCAATTGAAACCGGCCAACGCCGAGGTTTATCCGATGATGACGCGTTACGAAGGATTACAACGTTCAGGCATGCAGTGGCTCGGCTATTTGGCTGAACTGCCAAACGAGGCTGGAAAGCTGCAAGATCACCGGGATGAGATCAGGCAGCCTTTTGCTTTAAAACGAGGTGCAGCCGGACTGGAACGGACGTTGGAGCCGTTGTTGATGGGGGTCGGTCCCACGTTGTTGACCAGAATGGTGAATGGAGCGGGGGAAGCCATTCCAGAACTCGCTCCTCGCGTGATTGCACCCCATAACGGCCATTATCCGTTAAAAGTCGAAACGACCATCGATGTAGAAATGCAGCATAAACTGGAGCAGATGGCCGAGCGCTCCGGCATGAAAGAGGGGGCTGTTGTTGTATTGGATGCGGCGAACGCCGATGTACGCGCCATGGTGTCCATGCCGTTCTATAATGCTGCCCACGTCGATCCTGGGCAATCTTTCTGGGCCAATCGTGCCGTAAAGGAGGCTGCGCCCGGTTCCATCTTCAAAATCGTGACGGCGGCGGCAGCGCTTGAAACCCATGCCGTATCGGGCAAAGAGAAATTCCATTGCGAAGGCGATTGGGGGAAATATGGCCTTTCCTGCTGGAAAGAACACGGGCATGGTACGCTCAATCTGGAGCAAGGGTTTGCCCGGTCCTGCAACATCGTTTTTGCCGAGACGTCCGAACGACTCACGATGAAACAGCTTGAACGCACTGCGGATGAGCTTGGTTTGGCCCGAACAGTTGGGTGGGAACACAAGCAAATGGCAGGCATGCCGCTCTTGCGCCATTTTGACCACGAAGATGCGGGCAGGGTCAGTCTGCCGACGGTTGTCGCGGATGATGAGGGGGCTAGGGCACAAACGGCAATCGGGCAGCGAGACACTCGGGTTACCCCGCTCCAAGCGGCCAACCTGGTCGTGACATTGCTGCATGAAGGCGAAGTGAGAGCCCCGCGACTGGTCCAGCGCATTCGTTATGCCGATGGAGGAACCATGCTGGACATGCCCCTGCAAACGTCGCCGTCCCGCTTCGGGCGCATCTCCCCGTCGACGACGCATCGCCTGCTTACATGGATGGGCAAGGTAGTCAGCGATGGAACGGGAAAATCCCTGCAGCGCGCCAGATGGCATGTTGCAGGGAAGTCGGGCACCGCTCAGGTTGTTCGGAAGGGCGAGAAGTTGAATCATCAATGGTTTATCGGCTATGGGCCTGTGGAGCAACCGCGTTATGCCGTTGCCGTATTGGTTCAGCATGTGAAGCCAGGTGGTCGCCATCAAGCGACGGATTTGTTCCGTCAAGTGATGGATTATTTGTCCGAATCCTCTTCATGA